Genomic segment of Eleutherodactylus coqui strain aEleCoq1 chromosome 1, aEleCoq1.hap1, whole genome shotgun sequence:
agacaggagggtgctctgactatccagcgacatactgtcttcccccgcctcagtttccgagcgcaaagcgtctgcctttatactttgcaaggaacttctcaagaggcatagaagaggaatggtgacgctaatgattgcagcatccccgctcaccatctgggtagactcctcaaagtttccaaggacctggcagatgtctgccaaccaggcccactcttctgtaaagaattgaggaggctgactcccactacgccgcccatgttggagttggtattccactatagctctacgctgctcatagagcctggccaacatgtggagcgtagagttccaccgtgtgggcatgtcgcacagcagtcggtgcactggcagattaaaccgatgttgcagggtccgcagagtggcagcggaaatgtgttggacttgcggaaatgtgcgctgaccctgcgcacctttccgagcaggtctgacaagtgtgggtagcttttcagaaatcgctcaaccaccaaattaaagacgtgggccaggcatggcaaatgcgtgaggctgccaagctgcagagcctccaccaggttacggccgttgtcacacacgaccatgcccggttggaggctcagcggcgcaagccagcggtcggtctgctctgtcagaccctgcagcagttcgtgggccatgtgcctcttctctcctaagctgagtagtttcagcacggcctgctgacgcttgtccaccgctgtgctaccacgccacgcgacaccgactgctggtgacgtgctgctgctgacacatctttattgcgagacagaggttgcgtaggaggaggagggtggtttagtggaggaagcatacaccgccgcagataccaccaccgagctggggcccgcaattctgggggtgggtaggacgtgagtggtcccaggctctgactcggtcctagccttcactaaattcacccaatgtgtcgtcagggaaacacaaacctatacggcagcatctccaggctgatcaatttgactatgtgcacgtttaacacttgagcgtgcgggtgcgtggtggcgtacttgcgctcaaacagttgcgctagcgacggctggacgctgcgctgagagacattgctggatggggccgaggacagcagaggtgagggtgttggtccaggccgggagacggtcgtgcctgtgtcctgagaggagggttggatctcagtgtcaggttggggcacagggggagaggcagtggtgcaaaccggaggcggtgatcggccttcgtcccaccttgtggggtgcttggccatcatatacctgcgcatgctggtggtggtgaggcttgtggtaatggctccccagctgatcttggcgcgacaaccCTTGCACACCACAGCTCGTCGGTCGTCTGGACttccagtgaaaaactgccacacctttgagcatcttggcctctgcacggtggcttggcgcgagggggtgctttggaaacagtaggtggattattcgctcgtgccctgcctctacccctggccaccgcactgcctcttccaacctgtcctgcggctgcaattgcctccccctctgaagaccggtcctcagttggcttatcacaccaggtggggtcagtcacctcatcgtccagcggctcttcctccgaaacctctgtgcgctcctccctcggacttactgcccttactactacctcactgatagacaactgtgtctcatcgtcatcgtcctcctcacccactgaaagctcttgagacagttgccggaagtccccagcctcatcccccggaccccgtgaactttccaaaggttgggcatcggtcacgacaaactcctccggtgggagaggaaccattgctgcccaatctgggcaggggcctgagaacagttcctgggagtctgcctgctcctcagaatgtgtcattgtaatggagtgaggaggctgggaggaaggaggagcagcagccagaggattcagagttgcagcagtggacggcgtagaagactgggtggtcgatagattgctggatgcactttctgccattcacgacaggacctgctcaaactgctcagtttctaataaaggtctaccgcgttgacccattaattgtgagatgaatctggggacaccagaaacttgcctctctcctaatcccgcagcagtcggctgcgatacacctggaccaggagctcggcctgtgcccacaccctgacttgggcctccacgtccccgccagcgtccacgttctctaggcctacccctacccctcagcatggtgtattacgagcaGAGCAgaaacaacgctgtaattaaatgtgccgcttattggcctatggttggaggctgacttcgcttacggaaggcacagcagagccaggaaacaattatgcgcaagcctgtagtcagacctaggtgcgtatgactgagctgctggaattcacagggcagaaccagtcaagtggccaaaggccagtggtaggccttaagtattttgcttcaattttttaaaatggtgaggtgaaaaaccagacagacactgtatgcagcgtatatatgtatactctttccctctggcgggatgacggtgatcatgtaacagacacagcagagccaggaaacaattatgcgcaaggctgggtattaatgagcgactagtacccccagcacacatgcagtaaactgaagacggtcacaggcaggccaaatatagtatttttttacaatttttgggaaaaagcccactacctgtgatatagcctgtatatggatttccctgttggaggatgactgtggttattgaaagcacagtgcagccacaaaaaattatgcgcaaggctgggtattaatgagcgactagtacccccagcacacacgcagtaaacagaagatggtcacaggcaggccaaatatagtattttttttacaattttgggaaaaagcccactgcctgtaatatagcctgtatatggatttccctgttggaggatgactgcggttattgaaagcacagtgcagccacaaaaaattatgtgcaaggctgcagtaacacctagctgggtaatagttagcgactactacccccagcagacacgcagtaaactgaacacgggcagcccaaagatttttttttactatttttgggaaaaagcccactgcctatatagacagtatatctccttccctgtaccactgtccctgcctcagcagtactgcccctatactctgtaaaatgactgcagactgaggacactatggtctgcacgcccgatatacaaaaaaaaaaaaattgtgcaaaactgctaaaagcagcctcaacagtaatgcacatggtcagatgtggccctaagaaggaccgttggggttcttgaagaagaaaataacagcctaacactgtccctatagcagctacagcaggacggcactttcggcatctgtggcgagccgcgggcggggcagatttaaatactcaggtgtcacctgatctccccagccagtcactgcaggggggtgggatagtgctggaatttcacaggaggaagtagtaatgccttccctgtgtttctattggccagaaaagcgcgcaaatttctcagggaaggaaatgtaatggagttgagtaccgcgtgatgctcgtctcgagtaacaagcatctcgaacaccctaatacttgagcgagcatcaagctcggatgagtacgcgcgCTCATTTCTAATTTTACCCCAACACAATGTGTCATTTAGTGTGTGTTCGGTTGTGAGATATATGTGTCTTTAGCACCATTATAGCATTAATCCCTTTAGTTGAAGTTAGTAATGCATCCCCATCCGCACATTTTTTGCCTTTCTTGGcctctttttttaattatttttcttcACAATGCAACATTGGCCATCCTGCTACTTGTGTAAAGCAGATTAGTATGGGACTGTGTCATTCTTTGGCCTTCCATTGTCTGCATTGGAAACCacacaaaacacatttttttctggccaACAACTGTTCTATTTGTACCTTTATACAATAATTTTGTGTGTAACCAAAGGCTTGCCTCAACCAGTTGTTACTGCATCGCTACTACAGCTGTGAGTCTAAACCTGCTTGTAGTGCAGAGCACTAGTTTGCTTGTCAATCGCACACACAGCCATCTTTATGATAAATGATGAGCCTGCACTTGCACAACTAAAAGGCCACCCATTAGACACTCACCTGACAGCTCTGCAGGGTTGCGCTGTCCTTGGTGCTTAACACAGGCTACTCTGGTTGCCGTGTAAGCACTCAACCAGCACCATCGAGCTGCTCAAGGTTGGTCAAAGCAGCTATTTGTTCCGATTTTGCAAGCGTGTCAGTAGTAAGAGTACACACCTTATGTCAAGCcgcccacttttggaaagtgacaggtgccacgccccTTTCCCAGGACCTTTGACCCTCCAGCCCTTCGTCACAGCAGCTGTCCGCCTGTGACGTGTATCAGGGGCCCCCACCCGTATTCTAAGCCTGTGACGCATCACgagacacactttagaatacagtgtgtgtcatgataatcatgggcttttttatatgtatagtttTGTCTTGGTTGTTATTTACCAACCAGCTCGACTTATGAGTATAatgggttaatatatagaatgcatttcaaGCCGCTAACAGATTTTTTCAGCACCGCAACCCGTCAGCCTAGACATCTGTTATCTACCatgcaaatcatcccctatgaatGGGTTATTATATGTACCATTCATGTAATCCGCAACGAATGGGTTATTAAGTTTATAGGATGAGCTAATGTTAAGTGTAGCCTGCTAGGTTAACCTGCTGTTATATATCAATCATGTAAATAAAGAAGTtaatatattgaaagaaaaaacagaCTAATGTATAGTTTTATAAAAGCTTTATTGAGAGCGCCGAATATATAAACTTGCgctgtaagaaagaaaaaaaaaatatagaatatagttattacataaaggaatgcataagaatgattacatagatgtgtataacactgtataatgttaaaagaaatatagttacatttttacaatctTTTACAAAGGTAGCCACGACATGGGGAGCACTGGTGTCAGTCGCTTTTTTGGCAATAGGCTCCCCTGGGTTATTCCGTGTGGAGATGGGGAGAaagtcaggattttgtttttgggggtacCAGTCGCAAAGCCGGGAGCCGAGCCTGTTTTCAaatcctggagaatttctctagtactgtggctgccaatgaccgtagaaggcatattaacttcggccaacgctcgcataaaaatgtcccagcccagagggtgatttttcttggtagcgctatggctctgcgtagcatgGCGGATCAAGTCCAAAATGTTTTGTTTGAGGGAAGTAACAGTTCAAAAGTCTCTCCGAGTTAAAGTTTTAGATCCATCATGGACTTTATTAAaaaatccatcttcaaagaaTCCACCAACTCGCGAGTACTGGCGTCTCCAGCGACATCGCTAGGTACATTAGCCTCCGctattgcatgcataaaaatgttCCATCCCAAAGGTATACTTCTTCTCACGAAGGTGTGACTCTGCGTCGTATGTCTGATCAACGCTGGGAAATTAGTTCCGTGAATTACGGTATTTTTATATACCAATTCGTGCTTATCGTTCCATGTGATAATATTCCGGTGATTGAGTAGAGCGGCCAGCAATCGCTCCGTGTTTTTCTTGCACGAGTGCGGAAGGTCCCAACGGCGAATGACATCAGCTATTTCAGCTTCATAACGCGAACGGTCGGCAGCATACACGGATGGAATAGCGTAGTCTGACTCCATATTAAAGTCTTTACCACTTCGGTTTAGCCACGAGCTGAGTCTTGGTATGATTCCTCTCGCTGAGTTCAATAGGTCGCTTTAGTGTAACACGCAACTTTGAACTAGATGGGGCATCCGTCAATGATTTCTGTATGCTGACTTCGAGAAGCTCACATTAGTGTGATCAGCTGACTATCACTTATGTCTAGGCCCACCGGATGTGGGTGTGTGACAATGAATGGGATGTGGCTTGAATTAGTTACGCCTTTTTTACAATCAGTAGCTAATTAGTTCCAACTCGGGAAGTGTGTCAGTATAGTGATGAAAGATGATGTCTATTATTACACACTAAGAATCAAAGATTACGCTGTTAACAGTTAACACAggtgtctatctctctattttaTTATACTCCATGTAATTAACGATTATATAAAGATGCACAGATCATATTGAAAACACACGGTATCCGACATCTGTAATGACGGTCACAAAACTTATCTTTTATAAATTGGTTtacaaaattatcattttttttaaaatctggcgTAAAGAAACGTAAAACACTCTCATAAGATAACCCACGGGCTatgtaatataatacaaacaCACAGTAATGCCCACAAAATACACTGTCGGTATCCTGAATTTGGTTATCCTGATATATGTACCTAGAGCAgtttctttttaaaaactctaTAAAAGCCTCGGGAAAAATGGGACTATCCGGTGCTAGGCCATAACTATCAAAAAAGACCGCTCTCTCCGAGTCATATAGTACAATTAACACCCAGTGTCGTCCTCGCTGAGTTGAATCATCAGTATTAATTATATAAGCCGATGGTCTTTTATCCACAGCGAATTGGGGTAGGAAGTCACTCGGGTATACGCCAGCAAAAATTTGCGAAGTATAACGATCGGATTTAAGGAGATTCGTGAGTTGAAGTGTGTTCATAATTTAATTGTAATCGTACAGAACTTCTCTTCTGTGATTTATTTCCAGAATAGCGGGACTTGACGCGTAGACAAGCATGTTAACCGTGTGAGGGGTAGGGACTGAGAAGCGTACTTCCGCACGCAGGTTCCCGGTTTTAACGAGCGAGAAGTGCGTCCCGGGCTCCATGTCCGGTGACAGATCGAATGCAAAAAATGTGTATCCGCTAACGAACTCATTTCTGTCAATCGAAATCGAGTTGTCTGCTCGCTGCTTTCCAGAGATATGCACGAGAGCCATATATTCCCTAATAGCTAATTCGGCCTCAAAATCAGGCTGAAAAGGCCTGGCCGGAATCTGTTGACCATCCAGATACAAGGCCGCGTGGTTTACGGAATAATGGTGAAAACAGAGAGGATTTTTTTGGAAGCTaccgctaaaggcttcattgtccacaaagGCTAATATCACAGTTTTAGGTATTTGACCCAGGAACAAATTTTCATGGGTTGCTATACGGCTTCCGATTGCTATGCTGAAGACTTTGAGATTCGTCCTATCCAAAGTATATTTAGCGGTGGTTGCTAGTAGCGCCTGGCTGTGGCCTATGCGGACGGCTGGGGATACTTGTACTCTCTTGATGAAAATTGAAGCATGAAGGATTTGAACTTTAAATCCATCAGGGTCTGCTGCCATCAAGCAGAACGAGTCTTTATTCCTTGTCAGTTTTATCTTTAAATCCAGACCGTTCAAGATAAGTTTCGGTTGGTTAAATATATCACCATAAATAGGCCCCAGAAGCTCCACAGTTTTAGAGCGATGTGTTGCTGCAGCTCTTTTAGCGAAGCCTACATTTAGACCGTCGAGTGTCCTTTCATGGTGGTGACCCGCCGAATCCTTGTAAAACAGGCCTGCTGTAAATTGGGATGCGAGCGTTTGACCACTATAATTTAAAATTGTCTCGATGAACGCTCTATAGCTATAAAGATTATCGGATTGTGAGATTAGTCGATCCCCCAATGTGATGTCCACTTGGTTAAAAAGTGTGGCTATTGGGTAATTAATAAAGCCCACACGTGCACCATCGGCGATGGGTGTGTTATCTTGTTTAACTATACGACAGGTTAAGTGCAGGAGGGTGTTATTTAAGTCGTAGTAATATTCGCCGCTACCCGATATGAAGAATTCCAACGGCGTGTTGTCAGTGAGGGCCGCGATAGGCAGGACTtcaacaaataaagatttttcaataCTTGTCTGCGTTGGCGGTATGGTGAAAATATCCAACTCAGATTTAGTGCACTCTACAGATCCGTCGTGTATGAACGCCATGTTAGAGAATTAAAAGATGTCGTCTGCTGCGCGTCTAGCGGGTTTCTGACGGCGTCGTCTTTTGCGTGAAGGAGTCTTATCCATGAGGAGCGGGTGAAATCGTGCAACGATTCGCCTTTTTCTTTTACGGGGGTTTTTTACAACAGAAACAAGTCCGGAGCCTTGCtgttcttgacgcgactgattgaGTCTGTCCAAAACAGCCGAGGAAACAGAAGTGACTGCATCTGTAGCGATATTTTTGACAGCCGTCTTTACATGAGGCTTTACTAATTCTAgaccttttctgaaaagaggCAAGGCCCTCCGGAAGAGTGACCTGAAGACACCGCCAATTCCAGCGCCATTCATATACTCGTCTCCGTGAAATCCGTCTATTTTTCCATTTCCACTCTGTGCCAAATAATGTTTCACGTAGAGCGTAGGATCACCGTACACCCGCTGAGACAACATGTTTTAATGCTGCGAACCGTTACGCGGTCTAAAGTGTAATCGCACTATACTTTTCCCGTACTTGAATTTAACAGGCGTGTTCTGGTCTGATAAAATCGAGATTGTAATCGTGTCAAAATGTTGTTTACACACCGACACGTAATCAGGGCGATTGTAGTGAATTGTGACAATGTCGCTGTTTTTACCGGTGATTTCGACCGTTCGTAGTAATTGGACGTAATTATTTCCTACAATCTGGTGATCAATTATATCACTATAGATATACAATGTATAAAATCCACCTTTTATGTCCGCAAAATGCCGCTTCTTGTCCGCGATATCCCCAGGTAAAGCAGGGTTATATTCAGGCAGGCCTAGCAGAACGGACAACTTATGACCCGGAGCAAAGTGTAGCGTTGGAGAGTCGGTAACTGTAACAATTCTTTTTACTTCATCATAGCGTAGCTTGAAGAGCTCGTTTGTTAGCCTTAAAccctcaattctgtcatttatcgTGCGCGTCAAATCTGTTAACGAGGCGTAAAAACCCGATTTGATAAAATACTCATTGTAAGTACTTCCATTTTTAGCCACGAAAAAGTTTCCCTCAGTTGGCGCAATCGTGTCCCATGTGTGCGGGTACTGAATTTCAGTTAGCGCCACATCGTAAGCGCCCGAGAGGTGAATCGGCTTCGCTAGTTTCGTAGTGTAATTAGAAATTGAGTTTTCGGGGTAGATTCTGGACAACGCATTACTAGGAAGAGTTATATAAAAAGAGCCCGACTCCATGCTCTATGCGGGTGACAGTTGATTTTCAGCGACCCAGCTGTTAAATTTTGTAGGGTACCCGAGCCACTTCACAAAATAATGCACCGTTCCGCGGATGCGCCTCTTCTTTAATATTTTCTCGATCCTATAGACACGGTTCTCGTCAGCGGGTACCTgctgtatttcctctttataaaaCGACCCCTCTATAGCTTCGCCGTTCAGATCGATTAATTTATATAGCGGTTTTTGAAATTGCGTATTAATAGACTCTATGACGAAAATTTCATCAGTGTAAGTTTGCTCATAGCCTTTCGTAAATGTTCCTTTATGTTGAGAAATCCTCACATGATCGCCTATTTGTAAAGAAGTCTTTTCATGCTTTGAGTTCAGAATATCGCTGTAGATATTTCGCCAAATTGTTAAGGAGTTCTTTTTAGTGACATCCACAGGTCGACATCGGATAATACGGTGGTAAGTTCGGTTATAACTGTATACCAGGGCTGGTAAAATATCGATATAGCGAAATGTGTTATGATGGGTGAGATAACGCCACATTCGTGATTTTAAAGTGCGGTTAAAACGTTCAACCACCGCAGCCTTTACGTTGTTGCTTGTAAAGTAAtggtgtatgttgtatcttttacaaAGGTGCTTCATGTGTTGATTCATGAATTCTTTCCCGCGATCGGTGCGTATTTTTCGAGGTACGCGATCGCTATTCTCAAATATCAGCTCGAAGGCTCTGGCGACGCTTGATCCCGATTTAGATGATAATCCGACGCACCAAGCATATTTTGATAAAACATCTATAAccgttaaaatgtattttatgccgTAATTTTCTTTAGAGTATTGCATTAAACACACGAGGTCAGATTCCCAGAGCGAATCTATATCAGCAGCGATTATTTTGTTTCTAGCAAATTTCTTTCTGATCGGCTTGTGAAGGGTATAACAATTAATCTTTTGCAGCCATTCTGTAATTTTGCGTTGGTTTATCCCCTTAAGTGCCTTATGCAATTTTTGAATTCCGGCATAAGAACCGGCGCTGGATGGTGTAAAATATTGGCGCTGTAACCGACGTGCATCCCCTGAAGCGACCATAGTGGTAATTATGCATCAAGAGTGGGGATGCAGCGGTTTAATTAGCTCCTAACTTTTTATAAATCTAGTCCGCTTTGATTCTACCATTCGTAGATTTTAAATCAACTGATTACAGCACGTAGAAACCTGGACACTTTAATcactttctgctttttttatttttaaataaagtaTCTCGTATATTTAACTTAGCATAGCATTTACAAAGTTTCATTGTGTTGACGAATGAAGGATTTAGGATATTAGATATATGGCTAATTTACCGTGACACCAGCTGAAGTATGACACATTATGACCGGCTGTCTCATACATCCTGATACTTATAGGATCAATAAAATCAAGAGGCTATGTCACAGAACTAATTATTTACCCTGTGAAAAAAGAGGCTATTGAGAGATTAAATCCGTTAGACATATGGCTAATTTACCGTGACACTAGCTAAGTAAGTTTAAGCCTTCTGCCAGCTGAATGGTCTAACGTAACACTAACTGAAGTTTGACACATTATGACCGATTGTCTCATACATCCTGATACTTATAGGATCAATAAAACCAAGAGGCTGTGTCTCAGAAGTGATTATTtaccctgtgaaaaaaaaaaaaaagaaaagtgcctATTGAGACGTGTGGGACAAGGGGGGTATTTGTAAACAACTAGAAACACCTGTTGAGGAATTTGTCTGGACTTGCCCGCCGGGCTGCTGAGAGCCGCGCATATAACTGTCCTTAACTCAGTTAAGGCAGCTCACGAGCCAGTCAGCCCCGTCTTCtttacagagccagaaaacatctGTGTCCATCTACTGAACTCGGGTTCATCGCCTCCAGCCCTTCACAAAGCATTGCAATAAAGGTAATacattgtttttatctttttattttgcattagtGTATAAGGATAAACATTGTTTTTATTACCGTATTATATTAACGTATTAGCATAATTATTAATATTCACGTATTTGATATACGTACGGTTAATAAAATGCATGCATAAATTAGTGCATTACAATAGATCTATGTTTAATTAGTAtaggtgattatatatatattttttaatacagcCTGACTTTAATTATGCATATAGCGTAATATTGAAAACATTGTTTTATTATCGTATTATATTGACGTATTAACGTAATTATTAATATTCATGTATTTGATATACGTACGTTTAATAACTGCATACATAAATTAGTGCATTACAATAGATCTATGTTTAATTAGTATAGTTGATTACATATATTTTGAATACATACTGTCTTTAATTATGTATATAGCGTAATATTAGTCTTACTGTGTGCGCATTTTACTAATATGTCACTTTGTTTTTAACTATTAGAATGCTTATTAATACCGTATATTTTTAATGTCCGTACCCATTAATTGTTTTATGATGTACTATCGCGTTACAttagatgtgttttatttttaattatagcAGATTATTAATATTGTTGtattaaacattatatatatatatatatatatatatatatatatatgtttataatTTTGCTAACCTTACTATGTGTGCAATATACTAGTCTTTTGCTATAGTTTTAATCATTATAATGCTTATTAATAACGTAATAATATTACTGTATCaaattaatatattatatgtgtgtatttAATATACGGATCAGTAATATTTCTACGACACCTTAGTCTATCAGTAAAGATGCATGACCAATATTTTTAAATGACGAACCTTCTAACGAACAGCAGCGGTGCTagaaatcagtttttattttttatttatttttttattttttttattttttattttttttatttatttatttatttatttatttttttgctgtagtaattCTCTATGCATTTTCAGATGGAAAGTCAGGGTGTCGATCATTCCCCCCTTGGATTTACTACCACCCAAATCGGTAGGTATGCGGCGTTTACGCACTTGATTTCGTATAGCTATCCGTTAaggttacattttttaaaaatacgttaattttacccttttttttttttgtttttttttttatcatttgctgTATAAAGTAGAGAACTGGGATGACATCAGCGAAACTTTTGACCCAGCGCTATTcgattgtttctcacagtctgc
This window contains:
- the LOC136588466 gene encoding uncharacterized protein F54H12.2-like — its product is MAFIHDGSVECTKSELDIFTIPPTQTSIEKSLFVEVLPIAALTDNTPLEFFISGSGEYYYDLNNTLLHLTCRIVKQDNTPIADGARVGFINYPIATLFNQVDITLGDRLISQSDNLYSYRAFIETILNYSGQTLASQFTAGLFYKDSAGHHHERTLDGLNVGFAKRAAATHRSKTVELLGPIYGDIFNQPKLILNGLDLKIKLTRNKDSFCLMAADPDGFKVQILHASIFIKRVQVSPAVRIGHSQALLATTAKYTLDRTNLKVFSIAIGSRIATHENLFLGQIPKTVILAFVDNEAFSGSFQKNPLCFHHYSVNHAALYLDGQQIPARPFQPDFEAELAIREYMALVHISGKQRADNSISIDRNEFVSGYTFFAFDLSPDMEPGTHFSLVKTGNLRAEVRFSVPTPHTVNMLVYASSPAILEINHRREVLYDYN